From a region of the Fusobacterium periodonticum ATCC 33693 genome:
- a CDS encoding NRAMP family divalent metal transporter produces MEKKNNLSVLLGAAFLMATSAIGPGFMTQTAVFTKDMGATFAFVIFVSVIMSFVAQLNVWRVLAVSKMRGQDIANSVLPGLGYFITFLVCLGGLAFNIGNVGGAALGFQVLFDLDLKIAALISGALGVIIFSFKSASKLMDKLTQVLGAMMILLIGYVAFSTNPPVGSAVKETFVPSSINLMAIITLIGGTVGGYIMFSGGHRLIDAGIVGEENLPQVNKSAILGMSVATIVRIFLFLAVLGVVSLGNQLDAGNPAADAFKIAAGTVGYKIFGLVFLAAALTSIVGAAYTSVSFLKTLFKVVKDHENLFIIGFIVVSTLILIFLGKPVKLLVLAGSLNGLILPITLAITLIASKKAEIVGKYKHSNILFFLGWIVVLVTAYIGVKSLAKLAELFA; encoded by the coding sequence ATGGAGAAAAAAAATAATTTATCGGTTCTTTTAGGAGCAGCATTTTTAATGGCAACATCAGCAATAGGTCCTGGATTTATGACTCAAACAGCAGTTTTTACAAAGGATATGGGAGCAACATTTGCCTTTGTAATATTTGTCTCAGTTATAATGTCTTTCGTGGCACAATTAAATGTATGGAGAGTTCTTGCTGTTTCTAAAATGAGAGGGCAAGATATTGCAAATAGTGTTCTACCTGGACTTGGATATTTTATAACATTTTTAGTTTGTCTTGGTGGCTTGGCTTTCAATATAGGAAATGTTGGAGGAGCTGCTTTAGGTTTTCAAGTTTTATTTGATTTAGATTTAAAAATAGCTGCCCTTATAAGTGGAGCATTGGGAGTAATTATATTTTCTTTTAAATCTGCCTCAAAACTAATGGATAAATTAACTCAAGTATTAGGTGCAATGATGATTTTACTTATAGGTTATGTTGCTTTTTCAACTAATCCACCTGTTGGGTCAGCTGTAAAAGAAACTTTCGTTCCTAGTTCTATAAACTTAATGGCTATAATCACTTTAATTGGTGGAACTGTTGGAGGATATATTATGTTCTCTGGTGGACATAGACTTATAGATGCTGGAATTGTTGGAGAAGAAAATTTACCACAAGTTAATAAGTCAGCAATATTAGGAATGAGTGTTGCTACAATAGTAAGAATCTTCTTATTCCTTGCTGTTTTAGGAGTTGTATCTCTTGGAAATCAACTTGATGCAGGAAATCCAGCAGCAGATGCTTTTAAAATTGCAGCAGGAACTGTTGGATATAAGATATTTGGATTAGTATTCTTAGCAGCAGCTTTAACTTCAATTGTTGGAGCAGCATATACAAGTGTTTCTTTCTTAAAAACTTTATTTAAAGTTGTTAAAGATCATGAAAATTTATTTATAATAGGCTTTATAGTTGTATCTACTTTAATTCTTATTTTCTTAGGTAAACCAGTAAAATTACTTGTTCTAGCAGGTTCATTAAATGGACTTATCTTACCTATTACTCTAGCAATTACTTTAATAGCTAGTAAAAAAGCAGAAATAGTTGGAAAATATAAACATTCAAATATTTTATTCTTCTTAGGTTGGATTGTTGTTCTTGTAACAGCATACATAGGAGTAAAATCTCTAGCAAAATTAGCAGAACTATTTGCTTAA
- the pxpB gene encoding 5-oxoprolinase subunit PxpB translates to MENSIRFLFSGDSALVIEFGNEISADINKKIRKMMDDIKKENIDGIIELVPTYCSLLINYDVLKIDYNTLVEKLKTFLNNDVETTEGEEVTLVEIPTLYNDEFGPDLSYVAEYNKLSKEEVIKIHTGTDYLVYMLGFMPGFTYLGGMSEKIATPRLESPRLQIYPGSVGIAGKQTGMYPSMSPGGWRIIGRTPLKLYNPDSDTPVYISSGDYVRYVSISEEEYNEILKKVENNEYKLNICKIKRGELNA, encoded by the coding sequence ATGGAAAATTCAATAAGATTTTTATTTTCTGGAGATTCAGCCTTAGTTATAGAGTTTGGAAATGAAATCTCTGCTGATATTAATAAAAAAATTAGAAAAATGATGGATGATATAAAAAAAGAAAATATAGATGGAATTATTGAACTTGTTCCAACATATTGTTCTTTACTAATTAATTATGATGTTTTGAAAATTGACTATAATACTTTAGTTGAAAAATTAAAAACTTTCTTAAATAATGATGTTGAAACAACTGAAGGAGAAGAAGTTACTCTAGTAGAAATTCCTACTTTATACAATGATGAATTTGGACCTGATTTATCTTATGTGGCAGAATACAATAAACTTTCTAAAGAAGAAGTTATTAAAATTCATACAGGAACAGACTATTTAGTTTATATGCTTGGGTTTATGCCAGGTTTCACTTACCTAGGTGGTATGTCTGAAAAAATAGCAACTCCAAGATTAGAAAGCCCAAGATTACAAATTTATCCAGGTTCTGTTGGAATAGCAGGTAAGCAAACAGGTATGTATCCTTCAATGTCTCCAGGAGGTTGGAGAATCATTGGAAGAACTCCATTAAAACTATATAATCCTGATAGCGACACACCTGTATACATCAGTTCAGGTGACTATGTAAGATATGTTTCTATTTCAGAAGAAGAATACAATGAAATTTTGAAAAAAGTAGAAAATAATGAATATAAATTAAATATTTGTAAAATTAAGAGAGGTGAGCTGAATGCCTAG
- a CDS encoding biotin-dependent carboxyltransferase family protein, with the protein MPSIKVHKPGLCTTIQDIGRIGYQQFGIPVSGVMDEFAFIVANYLVESDKNNAVLEIPFLGPTFEFDFDVTIAITGGEIQAKINNQDVKMWESINVKKGDSLSFGSLKSGMRAYLAFSAEIDVPIVMGSKSTLLKSKLGGFEGRQLKMGDIINFKNVKVLSKKNILDKKYIPTYSHNQNIRIILGPQDNYFEENSIKTMLENKYQVTKDADRMGMRLAGEVIKHKDKADIISDAAVFGSIQVPGNGQPIILLADRQTTGGYTKIATVIKADLPKLAQMLPNDTIEFSFVNIEEAQKAYREFYRILSEIKDSFVVKPRVYTEKQLYVIKKLFGNRRKK; encoded by the coding sequence ATGCCTAGTATAAAAGTTCACAAACCTGGATTATGTACAACTATTCAAGATATTGGAAGAATAGGATATCAACAATTTGGTATTCCTGTATCTGGAGTTATGGATGAATTTGCTTTTATAGTAGCTAACTATCTTGTTGAAAGTGATAAAAATAATGCAGTCTTAGAAATTCCTTTTTTAGGACCAACATTTGAGTTTGACTTTGATGTGACAATAGCTATAACAGGAGGAGAAATTCAAGCTAAAATAAATAATCAAGATGTTAAAATGTGGGAATCTATAAATGTAAAAAAGGGAGATAGCCTTTCTTTTGGAAGTTTAAAGTCTGGAATGAGAGCTTATCTAGCTTTCTCAGCTGAAATAGATGTTCCTATTGTCATGGGAAGTAAATCTACTCTTTTGAAATCTAAATTAGGTGGTTTTGAAGGTAGACAACTAAAGATGGGAGATATTATTAACTTTAAAAATGTTAAGGTTTTATCTAAGAAAAATATTTTAGATAAAAAATATATTCCTACATATAGCCATAATCAAAATATCAGAATAATTTTAGGACCTCAAGATAATTATTTTGAAGAAAATTCTATAAAAACTATGCTTGAAAATAAATATCAAGTTACAAAAGATGCTGATAGAATGGGTATGAGATTAGCAGGAGAAGTTATTAAACACAAAGATAAAGCAGATATAATATCTGATGCTGCTGTTTTTGGTTCTATACAAGTTCCTGGGAATGGGCAACCAATAATCTTGCTAGCTGATAGACAAACAACAGGAGGTTATACTAAAATTGCCACTGTTATAAAAGCAGATTTGCCTAAACTTGCTCAAATGCTTCCTAATGATACTATTGAATTTAGTTTTGTGAATATTGAAGAAGCACAAAAAGCATATAGAGAATTCTATAGGATTTTAAGTGAAATAAAAGATAGTTTTGTGGTAAAACCAAGAGTCTATACTGAAAAACAATTATATGTAATAAAAAAATTATTTGGAAATAGAAGAAAAAAATGA
- a CDS encoding autotransporter-associated N-terminal domain-containing protein produces MNNNLSNVEKNLKTIAKKYENIKYSLSLAVLFLMKGASTFSDDNVIQETEKKDILTENKNEKSESKEIKIEKQKKQKLKASWVNMQFAPNDIYSNYFSTPKAEAEKTPIPTISKIEIEKENLKNSVENLQNKIDSIKKENDKELKNLRLELIQLMDQGNQVIKSPWSSWQFGTNYMSDNWRGAYKGRGDKAEKYPFEGIFTRSDDIFERSLSPLSEKYKNLRTSTNSYLASSNSRKDLDLYRYGNVDLKNIKEPLVEWKVSADINPRKIEKIKPLELVLKHKINFTSPELPNFLVPDEKAEAVDIPKIKDFPLGSGRMYLSAEKEDYAKIEKAFGEPVLAGRRKADAVGPISQTDVKGKDGRGKMEIIHDETEYFSLKTENTVFTGKEGSDHHTTFTYDQNLDYKFKYIREFGPFALRAGGGHDFSIENTDIISSGKVKSSIGIYRNAFYMLTLNANTNETTSMTLKNNSTITVNSDKTGAVLFCTYTPNSNLKFTNEGTIKINNQNSFVASFINFPRIENIGTFINKGNINIEGEGGSVVLDNVEYPSYYHFINNENIKIAGKHNTGFNVAEYGRNTTQRVSVIQLNKPIIVEGEISSAFYFKKLNRNRKFEALINGNLEKSFFNVELHGKKNTGMRIGVGGVAQNGEVKFQNFKIKSINGDGNNLIKIQKQDDIKFLKGGEHHEFTIEGGDGNLAFYLQESKGIINEGDILIKESNTGISKNSTGIVSSVESEIENKGKISIKGDRAKGLYALKNGKILNNGEFTFDGNTTNTEKGSIGIYAKQGGKVESNTKSHITVSNPKSVGLFAENKGDDSKFSNDAEIKISNSEINAKNGAFNLYANKGGKITLGNRVTLNTEKNSLAFYTAYSSSNPGGKIIFDNTVTTNIKKGGTAFYYDLSSLSGNFNFSTWYANNFIHNNNSKLKLNMEDGGRILFLSNGNLTLSGMINNFSLTNQIEVNGNNYIHASLVNSNLELDKDINLDNDEDSYKKLEILSSSIKNSKTIKGSKKGQLAIAQENTEDNLASKIKLLNNNKIELTGEESLGIYGKRAEIENKGSISVGEKSAAIYLIEDNEGKLLAGSVKNNGLITLGEFSSGIVYKAETTGRYPTLDGGISNFGEIKSTAKNVIGMNFESSLDSKKIINETTGKIELIGENSIGMYALGTGNYEVQNLGKILMASSSEIKTPNIGIYTNNKNSLIKNNGIIAVGDKSIGIYGYSIKTENDSNISVGESGIGIYSLNGNLDLKGKLKVGTNEAKAVLLTGDNQVITNNMSSITLKDNSFGIVDTGNNNKISSNTPEISLRNKNVFLYSESTTSNIINNTKVTANGNGNFGIYTAGKASNTANIDLRQGLGNVGVYSIGEKLVTNSATIKVGASNPLQKLYSIAMAAGYYDKDNKTTTYRGNIVNTGRIEVSGNRGIGMYASGLGSKAINEGEIYLTERNSIGMFLDYGAEGINKGSIIATPNAVGAIGAVAANGAIFKNYGTINIVSKNGVGVLTRKGGKLEEYASLSASTTVGSSNISAETRVDTSNLINTNIETETEKAIEDGSVRIMAPIGSNNREIEINGKKVPNVGIDTNIPLPDARIIEKTKEGSSTGKIINLKDNEIEKSKASASKLGMYVDTSGVNYTNPIQGLNNLSEETEVDFILGTEATKYTNSRAIKIKDNILAPYNETILSNPQIRKWYMYSASLTWIGTVQLNSDGDQIKAAYLAKIPYTTFAKDKDVYNFSDGLEQRYNKNALNSREKLLFNKLNGIGKNESILLAQAFDEMMGHQYTNVQQRVQSTGIILDKEFDYLKNEWKTTSKDSNKIKTFGAKGEYKTDTTGVINYKNNAYGVAYVHENENTRLGEGLGWYIGIVHNTFKFKDIGNSKEEQLQGKLGVFKSVPFDHNNSLNWTISGDIFAGYNKMHRKFLVVDEVFNAKSKYYTYGLGIKNEVSRNFRLDENFSFKPYISLNTEYGRISKIREKSGEVRLEVKSNDYFSVRPEIGVEFGYKHQFDKKTLKVDVTVAYENELGRVTSQKNKSRVGYTSAEWYDLRGEKEDRRGNIKTDLNVGWDNQRVGITTNLGYDTKGHNLRTGVGLRVIF; encoded by the coding sequence ATGAACAATAATTTATCTAATGTAGAAAAAAATTTAAAAACAATAGCTAAAAAATATGAAAATATAAAATATTCATTAAGTCTAGCAGTGCTTTTCTTAATGAAAGGTGCAAGTACATTTTCTGATGACAATGTAATACAAGAAACTGAAAAAAAAGATATTTTAACTGAAAACAAAAATGAAAAATCTGAATCTAAAGAAATAAAAATTGAAAAACAAAAAAAGCAAAAATTAAAAGCCTCTTGGGTAAATATGCAATTTGCACCTAATGATATTTATAGCAATTATTTTTCTACACCTAAAGCTGAAGCAGAAAAAACACCAATTCCTACAATATCAAAAATAGAAATAGAAAAGGAAAATCTAAAAAATTCTGTTGAAAACTTACAAAATAAAATAGACTCTATAAAAAAAGAAAATGATAAAGAACTAAAAAATTTAAGATTAGAATTAATCCAATTGATGGATCAAGGAAATCAAGTGATAAAATCGCCTTGGTCATCATGGCAATTTGGCACAAACTATATGTCTGATAATTGGAGAGGTGCATATAAAGGAAGAGGAGATAAAGCTGAAAAATATCCATTTGAAGGAATATTTACAAGAAGTGATGATATATTTGAAAGAAGTTTATCACCTTTAAGTGAAAAATATAAAAATTTGAGAACTTCTACAAACTCTTATTTAGCATCTTCAAATTCAAGAAAAGATCTTGATCTTTACAGATATGGAAATGTAGACCTAAAAAATATAAAAGAACCATTAGTTGAGTGGAAAGTATCAGCTGATATAAATCCAAGAAAAATAGAGAAGATAAAACCATTAGAATTAGTACTAAAACATAAAATTAATTTTACTTCTCCAGAGCTTCCTAATTTTTTAGTTCCTGATGAAAAAGCAGAAGCTGTTGATATTCCAAAAATAAAAGATTTTCCACTAGGCAGTGGAAGAATGTATTTAAGTGCAGAAAAAGAAGACTATGCTAAAATAGAAAAAGCTTTTGGAGAACCTGTACTTGCTGGAAGAAGAAAAGCAGATGCTGTAGGTCCTATTTCTCAAACTGATGTTAAAGGGAAAGATGGAAGAGGAAAAATGGAAATTATACATGATGAAACTGAATACTTTTCTCTAAAGACAGAAAATACAGTTTTTACTGGAAAAGAAGGAAGTGATCACCATACAACATTTACTTATGATCAAAATTTGGATTATAAATTCAAGTATATAAGAGAATTTGGTCCTTTTGCTTTAAGAGCAGGAGGAGGACATGATTTCTCAATAGAAAATACTGATATCATATCATCAGGAAAAGTTAAAAGTTCTATAGGAATTTATAGAAATGCCTTTTATATGCTAACATTAAATGCAAATACAAATGAAACCACAAGTATGACTTTAAAAAATAATTCAACAATAACTGTAAATTCAGATAAAACAGGGGCTGTGTTATTTTGTACATATACACCTAATAGCAATTTGAAATTTACTAATGAAGGAACGATAAAAATCAATAATCAAAATAGTTTTGTGGCAAGTTTTATAAATTTTCCAAGAATTGAAAATATTGGCACTTTCATAAATAAAGGAAATATTAATATTGAAGGAGAAGGTGGAAGTGTAGTTCTAGATAATGTTGAGTATCCATCATACTATCATTTCATAAATAATGAGAATATTAAGATAGCTGGGAAGCATAATACAGGATTTAATGTAGCAGAATATGGTAGAAATACCACACAAAGGGTTTCAGTAATACAGTTAAATAAGCCTATTATTGTTGAAGGAGAGATATCCTCAGCCTTTTATTTTAAAAAATTAAATAGAAATAGAAAATTTGAAGCATTGATTAATGGAAATTTAGAAAAATCATTTTTTAATGTAGAATTACATGGGAAAAAGAATACTGGAATGCGTATTGGTGTTGGTGGAGTTGCACAAAATGGAGAAGTGAAATTTCAAAATTTTAAAATAAAATCTATCAATGGAGACGGAAACAATCTAATAAAAATCCAAAAACAAGATGATATAAAGTTTTTAAAAGGTGGAGAACATCATGAATTTACTATAGAAGGTGGAGATGGAAATCTTGCATTTTATCTTCAAGAAAGCAAGGGAATTATAAATGAAGGAGATATCCTTATAAAAGAAAGTAACACTGGAATAAGTAAAAATTCTACAGGAATTGTTAGTTCAGTTGAAAGTGAAATTGAAAATAAAGGAAAAATATCTATTAAAGGTGATAGGGCAAAAGGTCTATATGCTTTAAAAAATGGAAAAATTCTTAATAATGGTGAATTTACATTTGATGGAAATACAACAAATACTGAAAAAGGTTCCATTGGAATATATGCAAAACAAGGGGGAAAAGTAGAATCTAATACTAAAAGTCATATTACTGTTTCAAATCCTAAATCTGTTGGTTTATTTGCAGAAAATAAAGGAGATGATTCAAAATTCTCAAATGATGCTGAAATTAAAATTTCTAATTCAGAAATTAATGCCAAAAATGGAGCTTTTAATTTATATGCGAATAAGGGTGGAAAAATAACTTTAGGAAATAGAGTTACTTTAAATACTGAAAAAAATTCACTTGCATTTTATACTGCATATAGTTCTAGTAATCCAGGTGGAAAAATAATTTTTGATAATACTGTAACTACTAATATCAAAAAGGGAGGAACAGCCTTTTATTATGATCTTTCTTCATTAAGTGGAAATTTTAATTTTTCAACATGGTATGCAAATAACTTTATACACAACAATAATAGTAAATTAAAATTAAATATGGAAGATGGAGGAAGAATTTTATTTTTATCAAATGGAAACTTGACTTTATCAGGAATGATAAATAATTTTTCTTTAACTAATCAAATTGAAGTAAATGGAAATAATTATATACATGCTTCATTAGTTAATAGCAATTTAGAATTAGATAAAGATATTAATTTAGATAATGATGAAGACAGTTACAAAAAATTAGAAATTTTAAGTTCCTCTATTAAAAATTCTAAAACAATAAAGGGAAGCAAAAAAGGGCAACTTGCTATTGCTCAAGAAAATACTGAAGATAATCTAGCTTCAAAAATTAAATTATTAAATAATAATAAAATTGAATTAACAGGTGAAGAAAGTTTAGGGATCTATGGTAAAAGAGCAGAAATTGAAAATAAAGGAAGTATTTCTGTAGGAGAAAAATCAGCAGCAATATATTTAATAGAAGATAATGAAGGGAAACTCTTAGCAGGAAGTGTTAAAAATAATGGACTTATTACTTTAGGAGAATTTTCATCAGGAATAGTATATAAAGCAGAAACAACTGGAAGATATCCAACATTAGATGGTGGAATATCTAATTTTGGTGAAATCAAATCTACTGCTAAAAATGTAATAGGAATGAATTTTGAAAGTTCTCTTGACTCTAAAAAAATAATCAATGAAACTACTGGAAAAATTGAATTAATAGGAGAAAATTCAATTGGGATGTATGCTTTAGGAACTGGAAACTATGAAGTTCAAAATTTAGGAAAAATTTTAATGGCTTCATCTTCAGAAATAAAAACTCCTAATATAGGAATTTATACAAATAATAAAAATAGCCTTATAAAAAATAATGGAATAATAGCTGTTGGAGATAAGTCAATAGGAATTTATGGTTATTCTATAAAAACTGAAAATGATTCTAATATTTCAGTTGGAGAGTCAGGAATAGGTATTTATTCATTAAATGGAAATTTAGATTTAAAAGGAAAACTAAAAGTTGGAACAAATGAAGCAAAAGCTGTTCTTTTAACGGGAGATAATCAAGTTATAACAAATAATATGTCAAGTATAACTTTGAAAGATAATTCTTTTGGTATTGTTGATACAGGAAATAACAATAAAATAAGTTCTAATACACCTGAAATTTCTTTAAGAAATAAAAATGTTTTTCTATATTCTGAAAGTACCACTAGTAATATTATAAATAATACAAAAGTCACTGCTAATGGAAATGGAAATTTTGGAATTTATACAGCAGGAAAAGCCTCTAATACTGCTAATATAGATTTAAGACAAGGATTAGGAAATGTTGGAGTTTATAGTATAGGAGAAAAATTAGTAACTAATTCAGCAACAATAAAAGTTGGAGCTTCTAATCCTTTACAAAAACTTTATTCTATTGCCATGGCAGCTGGTTATTATGATAAAGACAATAAGACTACAACTTATAGAGGAAATATAGTAAATACTGGAAGAATTGAAGTAAGTGGTAACCGTGGAATAGGAATGTATGCAAGTGGACTAGGTTCTAAAGCTATAAATGAAGGAGAAATCTATCTAACAGAAAGAAATTCTATTGGAATGTTCTTGGACTATGGAGCAGAAGGAATAAATAAAGGAAGCATTATAGCCACACCAAATGCAGTTGGAGCTATTGGTGCTGTTGCTGCAAATGGAGCAATATTTAAAAACTATGGTACAATTAATATAGTTTCCAAAAATGGTGTGGGTGTCTTAACAAGAAAAGGTGGGAAATTAGAAGAATATGCAAGTCTTTCTGCAAGTACAACAGTAGGAAGTTCTAATATTTCTGCTGAGACAAGAGTTGATACTTCTAATTTAATAAATACAAATATTGAAACTGAAACTGAAAAAGCAATTGAAGATGGTAGTGTAAGAATTATGGCTCCTATTGGAAGCAATAATAGAGAAATAGAAATTAATGGAAAAAAAGTTCCTAATGTAGGAATTGATACAAATATTCCTTTACCTGATGCTAGAATTATTGAAAAAACAAAAGAAGGAAGTTCTACTGGAAAAATTATAAACTTAAAAGATAATGAAATAGAAAAATCTAAAGCAAGTGCTAGTAAATTAGGAATGTATGTTGATACTTCTGGAGTTAATTATACAAATCCAATTCAAGGTTTAAATAATCTTTCTGAAGAAACAGAAGTTGACTTTATTCTTGGAACTGAAGCAACTAAATATACAAATTCTAGAGCTATTAAAATTAAAGATAATATTTTAGCTCCATATAATGAAACTATTTTATCAAATCCTCAAATTAGAAAATGGTATATGTATTCTGCTTCTTTGACTTGGATAGGAACTGTTCAATTAAATTCAGATGGAGATCAAATAAAGGCAGCTTATCTAGCAAAAATTCCATATACAACTTTTGCAAAAGATAAAGATGTCTATAATTTTTCAGATGGATTAGAACAAAGATATAATAAAAATGCTCTTAATTCAAGAGAAAAATTATTATTTAATAAATTAAATGGAATAGGAAAGAATGAATCAATTTTATTAGCACAAGCCTTTGATGAAATGATGGGACACCAATACACTAATGTACAACAGAGAGTACAATCAACAGGAATAATCTTAGACAAAGAATTTGATTATTTAAAAAATGAGTGGAAAACAACATCTAAGGATTCAAATAAAATTAAAACATTTGGAGCAAAAGGAGAATATAAAACAGATACAACAGGAGTTATAAATTATAAAAACAATGCTTATGGAGTAGCTTATGTACATGAAAATGAAAATACTAGATTAGGAGAAGGTCTTGGATGGTATATAGGTATAGTTCATAATACATTTAAGTTTAAAGATATTGGAAATTCAAAAGAAGAACAATTACAAGGAAAACTTGGAGTATTCAAATCAGTACCATTTGACCATAACAATAGTTTAAATTGGACAATATCTGGAGATATATTTGCAGGATATAATAAAATGCATAGAAAATTCTTAGTTGTAGATGAAGTATTTAATGCAAAATCTAAATATTACACTTATGGACTAGGAATAAAAAATGAAGTAAGTAGAAACTTCAGATTGGATGAGAATTTCTCATTTAAACCATATATATCTTTAAATACAGAGTATGGCAGAATATCTAAGATAAGAGAAAAATCAGGAGAAGTCAGATTAGAAGTTAAGTCAAATGATTATTTCTCAGTAAGACCAGAAATTGGAGTGGAATTTGGATATAAACATCAATTTGATAAAAAAACATTAAAAGTAGATGTAACAGTAGCTTATGAAAATGAGCTAGGAAGAGTAACTAGTCAAAAAAATAAATCAAGAGTAGGATATACATCTGCTGAATGGTATGATCTAAGAGGTGAAAAAGAAGATAGAAGAGGAAATATAAAAACAGATCTTAATGTTGGATGGGATAATCAAAGAGTAGGGATAACAACTAACCTAGGTTATGATACAAAAGGACATAATTTAAGAACTGGAGTAGGACTTAGAGTTATATTCTAG
- a CDS encoding Cof-type HAD-IIB family hydrolase, which produces MKYKLIVCDMDGTLLTSSHKISEHTANIIKKIEDSGIKFMIATGRPFLDARHYRDSLELKSYLITSNGARAHDEDNNPIVIENIPKEYVKKLLAYKVGKNIHRNIYLNDDWIIEYEIDGLVEFHKESGYGFSIDDLNNYQNQEVAKVFFLGQNEEIENLEKEMEKDFKDDLSITISSPFCLEFMKKGVNKAETLKKVLKLLDIKPEEVIAFGDSMNDYEMLSLVGKPFIMGNANKRLIEALPNVEVIGNNNEDGIGEKLQEIFNIDL; this is translated from the coding sequence ATGAAATACAAATTAATAGTTTGTGATATGGATGGAACTCTGTTAACATCCAGTCATAAAATTTCTGAACATACAGCAAATATTATAAAAAAGATAGAAGATAGTGGTATAAAATTTATGATTGCAACAGGAAGACCATTTCTTGATGCAAGACATTATAGAGATAGTTTAGAATTAAAATCTTATCTAATAACTTCAAATGGTGCAAGAGCACATGATGAAGATAATAATCCTATTGTTATAGAAAATATCCCAAAAGAATATGTTAAGAAATTATTAGCTTATAAAGTTGGAAAAAATATACATAGAAATATTTATCTCAATGATGATTGGATAATTGAATATGAAATAGATGGCTTAGTAGAATTTCATAAAGAATCTGGTTATGGTTTTAGTATAGATGATCTAAATAACTATCAAAATCAAGAAGTAGCAAAAGTGTTTTTTCTAGGACAAAATGAAGAGATAGAAAACTTAGAAAAGGAAATGGAAAAAGACTTTAAAGATGATTTAAGCATAACTATTTCTTCGCCTTTTTGTTTGGAATTTATGAAAAAAGGAGTTAATAAGGCTGAAACATTGAAAAAAGTTTTAAAACTTTTAGATATAAAACCAGAAGAAGTTATAGCATTTGGTGATAGTATGAATGACTATGAAATGCTTAGTTTAGTCGGAAAACCTTTTATAATGGGTAATGCTAATAAAAGACTTATAGAAGCCTTACCTAATGTAGAGGTTATTGGAAATAATAATGAAGATGGAATAGGAGAAAAATTACAAGAAATTTTTAATATAGACTTATAA
- a CDS encoding radical SAM protein: MSVVGGSDRPPSEAYSLIIQITLGCSHNRCTFCSMYKDKKFVIKPIEDIKSDIDAFRALYKNRPVEKIFLADGDALVVSTDILLQVLDYIKEVFPECKRVSIYGTAIAIHQKSVEDLKKLYEKGLTLVYLGVESGDDEALKFIKKGIKAEKVVELSKKIMSAGIDLSITLIAGLLGKYQDNKMHAINTAKIITDISPKYASILNLRLYEGTELYDLMQQGKYDYMEGIEVLKEMKLILSSMDVSKITRPIIFRANHASNYLNLKGNLPEDIPRMIKEIDYAIENEAINVNNYRFL, encoded by the coding sequence GTGTCAGTCGTGGGAGGTTCAGACAGACCGCCTAGTGAGGCTTATAGTTTAATTATTCAAATAACACTTGGATGTTCTCACAATAGATGTACTTTTTGCAGTATGTATAAGGACAAAAAATTTGTTATAAAACCAATAGAGGATATAAAATCTGATATAGATGCTTTTAGAGCATTGTATAAAAATAGACCTGTTGAAAAAATATTTTTAGCAGATGGAGATGCACTTGTTGTATCTACTGATATATTGCTACAAGTTTTAGACTATATAAAAGAAGTTTTCCCAGAATGTAAAAGAGTTTCAATTTATGGAACAGCTATTGCTATACATCAAAAATCCGTGGAAGATTTAAAGAAACTTTATGAAAAAGGTTTAACTCTAGTTTATTTAGGTGTAGAAAGTGGAGATGACGAAGCTTTAAAATTTATAAAAAAAGGAATTAAGGCAGAAAAGGTAGTTGAACTTTCTAAAAAAATTATGAGTGCAGGTATAGATTTATCTATAACTTTAATTGCTGGGCTTTTAGGAAAATATCAAGATAATAAGATGCATGCTATCAATACTGCAAAAATTATAACTGATATATCTCCAAAATATGCAAGCATTTTAAATTTAAGACTTTATGAAGGAACAGAACTTTATGACCTTATGCAACAAGGAAAATATGACTATATGGAAGGTATTGAAGTTTTAAAAGAAATGAAATTAATACTTTCTAGTATGGATGTTTCTAAAATAACTAGACCTATAATATTTAGAGCAAACCATGCTTCTAACTATTTAAACTTAAAAGGAAATCTACCTGAAGATATCCCAAGAATGATAAAAGAAATTGATTATGCTATTGAAAATGAAGCTATCAATGTAAATAATTATAGATTTTTATAA